A part of Hippopotamus amphibius kiboko isolate mHipAmp2 chromosome 16, mHipAmp2.hap2, whole genome shotgun sequence genomic DNA contains:
- the TTC9B gene encoding tetratricopeptide repeat protein 9B, producing MQRGALSPVLMLSAAPEPPPRPPPALSPPGPSPRHGSARSSPAPEPSGGLGAALDSSLRAAVAFKAEGQRCYREKKFREAIGKYHRALLQLKAAQGARPGGLPAPAPGPATSPGPARLSEEQRRLVENTEVECYDSLTACLLQSELVNYERVREYCLKVLEKQQGNFKATYRAGIAFYHLGDYARALRYLQEARSREPTDTNVLRYIQLTQLKMNRCRLQREDSGAGAGSGSGARDVIG from the exons ATGCAGCGCGGCGCGCTGTCCCCGGTGCTGATGCTCAGCGCTGCCCCGGAGCCTCCGCCGCGCCCGCCTCCCGCCCTTTCCCCGCCGGGCCCCAGCCCCCGCCATGGGTCGGCTCGGTCCAGTCCTGCCCCAGAGCCGTCGGGGGGCCTGGGTGCGGCGCTCGACAGCAGCCTGCGGGCCGCTGTGGCGTTTAAGGCGGAGGGTCAGCGCTGCTACCGAGAGAAGAAGTTCCGGGAAGCCATCGGCAAGTATCACCGGGCACTGCTGCAGCTGAAGGCGGCGCAGGGCGCCCGCCCTGGAGGcctgcctgcccccgcccccgggcccgcCACCAGCCCAGGGCCAGCCCGCCTCAGTGAGGAGCAGCGGCGCCTGGTGGAGAACACGGAGGTGGAATGTTATGACTCTCTCACGG cctgcctgctgcagtcGGAGCTGGTGAACTATGAGCGGGTGCGCGAGTACTGCCTCAAGGTGCTGGAGAAGCAGCAGGGCAACTTCAAGGCTACCTACCGCGCCGGCATTGCCTTCTACCACCTGGGCGACTATGCACGCGCCTTGCGCTACCTGCAGGAGGCCCGCAGCCGCGAGCCCacag acaCCAACGTCCTGCGCTACATCCAGCTGACTCAGCTGAAGATGAACCGTTGCCGCCTTCAGCGGGAAGacagtggggctggggctgggtccGGGTCTGGGGCTCGGGATGTCATT
- the CCNP gene encoding LOW QUALITY PROTEIN: cyclin-P (The sequence of the model RefSeq protein was modified relative to this genomic sequence to represent the inferred CDS: inserted 2 bases in 1 codon), with protein MLVRYKSQVPTSRLAPLSRRXDSTPSPLQSPAASLHPESRSTPVPDGGPTGRSLSPGRRERPRGPCAPPGLEEALSALGLEGEREYAGDIFADVMVCRALPRRALPPPPPPPPPPPPRTVTAEMRALVVDWLVQVHEYLGLAGDTLYLAVHLLDSYLRAGRVRLHRLQLLGVACLFVACKIEECVLPESASLCLLGAGSFSRAELLRAERRILSRLDFRLHHPGPLLCLGLLAALAQSGSQVLLLATYFLELSLLEAEATGWEPGRRAAAALSLAQRVFDGAGSGPEPALYSRAELGPLEPCMVRAALRGPAPGRAAVFLKYARPQRQGTSLAAARLLRHPLPGSP; from the exons ATGCTGGTGAGATACAAGAGCCAGGTTCCCACCTCCCGGCTTGCGCCTCTCTCCAGGCG TGACTCTACCCCCTCTCCGTTGCAGAGTCCAGCTGCCTCCCTCCATCCAGAGTCTCGGAGCACTCCAGTCCCTGACGGCGGCCCGACGGGCAGAAGCCTGTCCCCAGGACGCCGGGAGAGGCCCCGGGGGCCTTGTGCGCCGccggggctggaggaggctctGAGCGCGCTGGGGCTAGAGGGAGAACGTGAGTACGCCGGGGACATCTTTGCCGATGTCATG GTGTGCCGCGCGCTGCCCCGGAgggccctgcccccccccccccccccccccccccccccccccccccgcaccgtGACGGCGGAGATGCGCGCGCTAGTGGTGGACTGGCTGGTTCAGGTGCAC GAGTACCTGGGCCTGGCGGGAGACACGCTCTACCTGGCCGTGCACCTGCTCGATTCCTACCTGCGCGCGGGCCGGGTGCGCCTACACCGCCTGCAGCTGCTGGGCGTGGCCTGCCTGTTCGTGGCGTGCAAAATAGAAGAGTGCGTGCTTCCCGAG TccgcctctctctgcctcctgggcGCTGGCTCCTTCTCGCGGGCCGAGCTTCTGCGCGCGGAGCGCCGTATCCTGAGCCGCTTGGATTTTCGGCTGCACCACCCGGGCCCGCTACTTTGCCTCGGGCTGCTTGCTGCGCTGGCCCAGAGCGGCTCCCAG GTGTTGCTACTTGCCACTTACTTCCTGGAGCTGTCTCTGCTGGAGGCCGAGGCCACAGGATGGGAGCCGGGTCGCCGTGCTGCTGCGGCGCTGAGCCTGGCACAGCGGGTGTTCGATGGGGCGGGTTCCGGGCCCGAGCCGGCGCTTTACAG CCGCGCGGAGCTGGGCCCGCTCGAGCCATGCATGGTCCGCGCCGCGCTCCGaggccccgcgcccggccgcgCCGCCGTCTTCCTCAAGTACGCGCGGCCCCAGCGCCAGGGCACCAGCCTCGCCGCCGCCCGCCTGCTCCGCCACcccctgcccgggtctccctga